The genomic DNA GTTTTCACTAGGGGTCACTCATAGAACGATATTAAAAAGTAAAGTAAATGGTCAAGAATCCGATGATGCCAAATTATTGCATTTAGATTCTTTGACTATGGGGGTGAACTTTAGAATGAACCCGCGTTCATCTTTGAACATCAGTGCTCAGGCCGGTTTAACCGAAGACACACCTGATTTTCAGCTCTCCTTACGAGTGCCTTACTATTTTTAACCGTTGGTAGTGTTATACCATATATGGACCCTCTCTTATTGCAAGAGACAACTATGATAATTTCTGATACTCAATTGCTCCCATATATTCGGCTTTGGGTATCAGGTTCACCCGCCATGATGGATATCCGAACCTAGTTATCATATCAATCGGTACGGCTTCAAAGAGCCTTTGGTATAAACTGATTTGAACTAGGTGGTTATGAGCCTTCAATCATCATATTGTTTCTTTAGCAATTTGCTGAAAAGGTTCCTCTGTTTTTTGTGATCTGCTCCAGAAGTTTTGGACACTGAGTTAAGTGAGTATAATCACTAACGAGGTGAACAATGACAACTAAAAAAACACGAATCAAACATGCTCCTGAATTCAAAGCCGAAGCGCTTAAATTAGCAGATAAAGTCGGTGTCGCTGCTGCCGCACGACAACTATCGTTACATGAATCTCAAATCTATGGATGGCGTAAAGCCGTCAAAAAAGACGCGAAAATCAGCGATAGAGAAAGAGAACTCGCCACTGAAAATGCCAAACTCAAACGATTACTGGCTGAGCAAGCTGAAGAGCTAGATATTGTAAAAAAGGCCGCCACCTACTTCGCGAAAAATCTAAAGTAGATTGTTATGAGTTTATGCTCGAACACCTTATGCAGTATAGAGTTGTCCGTATGGCTAAGGTGTTTGGGGTTTCTCGAAGTGGGTTTTATTATTGGATTGATAATCGCCATAAAGTCACTCAACGCAACGAGCACCGAAAGCAGCTTGATAGCAAAGTTAGAGAAGTCTTTGATGATAAAAAAGAACGCGATGGTGCAAGGCGTATTCAAAAAGAACTTGAGGCAAATGGTAATAAGCACGATGTAAAAACCATTGCCGCGAGCATGAAACGTCAGAGCTTAATCGCGAAGGCCGCCCGTAAGTTCAAATGTACAACAGACAGTAAGCATAGGCTTCCTATTGCCTCGAACTTGCTTGAGCAAGACTTTAATGCGACAGCACCAAACCAAAAATGGGCTGGAGATATTACCTATCTAGCGACAAGCGAAGGTTGGATGTATTTAGCGGTTGTTATCGACTTGTACTCACGGCAAGTAGTTGGTTGGTCAATGGGCACCAGAATGACCGCGAATCTGGTCTGTGATGCGCTATCAATGGCATTGTTCCGTAGAGGCATGCCCGAAGGGGTGATTATCCATAGTGATAGAGGTAGTCAATATTATTCAAAAGACTACAGAGACTTAATCTCAGCCCATAATTTAAAACAAAGTATGAGGGTAATCCTCCCATTAATAATTGCATTCAATCGTAGAATCTATGCTGCAACTTGTAGTGGTGGGTACCCTCCATTAGCTAAATGTGGACGCTGGTGATTGTAGAACCATAGCCACTGAGTTGCTTGATCTTGAACCTCTTCTAAGCTGTCGAACAGGTACTTACTCACCAAGCTGAACCTTACGGTTCGATTAAATCTTTCGATATACGCATTTTGTTGTGGGTTCCCTGGCTGAATATAGTCTATTCGGATGCCATGCTTGTCTGCCCACTTTGTAAATAAGTGGCTAATAAATTCGGGACCATTATCACAACGTATCGCTATCGGTTTCTGACGTTGTTCAATTAGGTTATCTAAGATCCTTGTGACGCGCTCTGCTGGCATCGAAAAATCAGGCTCTGCGGCTAAACCCTCACGTTTGTAGTCATCTATCACATTGAATAAGCGATATTTCCGCCCATCCGATAGTTGGTCATGCATAAAATCGACCGACCACACTTGGTTCGCTTTGATGGGTTCCTTGAGTGGCTCAGGTGCATGACGATTTAGGCGACGCTTAGGCTTGATACGTAAATTCAATGACAACTCACAGTAGATCCGATAAACCCGCTTGTGGTTCCATTTATACCCTTCCAAATGGCGAAGATGATGGAAGCACATGCCAAATCCCCAGTCGGATCTTTCCTCGCTGTTGCACAGCTCTAGGAGCAAGTTAGCAATGTGCTCATTCTCTGATTGCAACTTAGGCTCATAGCGATAGCACGTCTCACTAATTTTAAACCAGCGACAGGCATTTCTAATACTGACATGTTGATTCGCCACTGAATTCTGAGCCATCAAACGACGCTCACAGGGCTTCACCACTTTTTTGCCATAGCTTCTGAGATAACTTCAGCTTTGAGGCGTTCCTCTGCATACATTTTTTTGAGCCGTCGATTCTCTTCTTCAAGCTCTTTCATTCGAGTCATAAGAGATGCATCCATACCACCGTATTTAGATCGCCACTTGTAGAATGTGGCGGTGCTCATGCCATGTTCTCGACAAAGCTCTTGAATAGGGGCTCCAGCCTCTGCTTGCTTTAAGATCGCTAAGATCTGACTGTCCGTGTAACGTGATTTTTTCATAGTGAATCTCCTGTATAAATCATACGAGAAAATTCTACTTTTTCATGCTGTTATTTTTCGGGGGGATTACCGGTATGTAAGCCCAGTTAACTTTGAAAAACAATATGTCGCTTAATGCGGTGTCCAGTCTGACTGGAGCAGATCATTCATTGTGCCTCCTTAGAAAAAGACACTATCGCAAAGCTTGGGGGCTATTGGTATGTGTGGTTCGTTAAGCGTTTACAGAAAAAAAAGGTAGCGTTCAAAGTTCTGTGTCATTTCAGTAGAATATCCAAAACAGGAGTGACACATGACCCAACCATTTGATTTTGACCAAGCGCTTAAAGCACTTCAAGCAGGAAAAAGCCTTACGGGTAAAGACAGTGTACTTGGCCCACTTATCAAGCAACTTACTGAAGCTGCTCTGACTGCTGAGTTAGAGCTGCATCTTGAGAACGATCCCATCTCTAACCGCAAGAATGGTAAAACATCAAAAACAATCAAACATCCTTCAGGTAGCTTTGAACTCGATGCTCCAAGAGATAGAAACGGCACTTTTGAACCACAGCTCATTAAAAAGGGGCAAACAACATTAACTGATGAGATAGACCGTAAAATTCTCTCCATGTTTAGCATGGGCATGAGCTACCGAGATATCAATAAACACGTTGAGGATATGTACGGCATTAACGTCTCAAGTGGCACAATAAATAGTGTTACAGATAAGCTTATTCCTGAGCTTAAAGCTTGGCAGCAACGCCCCTTAGACAGCCATTATCCAATAGTTTGGCTTGATGCTATTCACTATAAAGTCAAAGAGGATGGCCGTTATATCAGCAAGGCCCCGATTTCAGATAATAACTGCGACATTCATGGAAAGGCATAGAAGAGGAAGCCAACTGCCGAAAGTGGTACGCTCTTCTCGCCAAAGAAACAAGCAGAACTACTATGAATTATCAGCAGTTGACCGAGGGAAGAAGATATCAAATTTCTGCCCTTTTGGAACGGGGAATTTCAATATCTGAAATTGCTAAGACAGTTAAATGCCATCGCTCAACCGTTTATCGAGAGCTGAAGCGATGTAGCAAGAAAGAACAATATCGGCCAGACAAAGCACATCATCAATCAATAGAAAAACGACGGCAAGCCCGTAAGTATCAAGTACCTCAATCGCGTATAGATTTTATAGAGGTTCTGTTGTCTATCGATTGGAGTCCAGAGCAAATATCTAATGTCTTAACCCGCGCAGGGGCTAAAGTGAGCCATGAGTGGATTTACCGATTCGTCGCTCGTAATAAGCGACAAGGTGGAAAGCTATTTAAGCACTTGCGCCAAGGCCATAAGCGGTATCGACGGGGCAAGACAGAGAAAGCACCTGCAATCAAAAACGCAGTTTCAATAGATGAAAGGCCTGACATTGTTGATAGTCGTGAACGCTTTGGTGACTGGGAAATTGATACGGTCTTAGGCAAGCATGGAACGGGGGCAATTGTCACTCTCTTAGAGCGTCAAACGCGTTTTTATCTGACACAGAAAGTGCCCTCTAAGTCAGCAAAAGACGTGACTAACGCAACCATAGCAATGCTGAAGCCTTATAAAGAGTTCGTTCATACTATTACCGCAGATAATGGTCGTGAGTTTGCAGGTCATGAAGAAATAGCACGGGCATTAGAAACCGACGTGTACTTCGCACACCCTTACAGCTCTTGTGAACGAGGAGCGAATGAAAATGCTAACGGCCTGTTGAGACAGTACGTAAAGAAAGGAACAGATCTAAGAACGGTTAGTGATGATGATATTGAAAGGGCGCAACAACGAATTAATTATCGTCCAAAAAAGTGTTTAGGGTTCAAGCAACCTGCTGTCATTTTTAGAGAAATGATGGAGGCTACTTGAATATTAAGAATGTCGCACTTCGGAGTTGAATTCGGGGCTGTTTACACGATTTTAGCGTTGAACATGCAAGGTAAGAAAGAAATATTAGGGCTTCATTTATCAGAAAATGAAGGGGCTAACTATTGGTTATCTGTGCTGACCGACCTGCATAATCGTGGTGTTAAGGATATCTTAATTGCTTGTGTCGATGGGTTAACAGGTTTCCCTGAGGCGATAGCGACTATCTTCCCAGAAACAGAAACCCAGCTGTGCGTAATCCACCAAATCCGTAATTCCATGAAGTATGTCGCCTCAAAAAAATCAGAAAGCCTTTATGGCGGATTTGAAGCCTGTTTATCGAGCGGTAAGTAAAGAAGCAGCTGAGCTTGCACTTGATGAACTAGAAGCCAAGTGGGGGGACATATACCCACTGGTCATCAACTCATGGCGCAGAAAGTGGAATAATCTCTCGCATTACTTTAAATATCCAGAGCATATACGCAAGGTGATTTACACGACTAATGCGGTTGAGGCCGTCCACCGTCAATTTAGAAAGCTGACTAAAACAAAGGGCGCGTTCCCTAACGAAAATAGCTTGTTGAAGCTACTTTATGCTGGCATATTGAATGCGTCTGAGAAATGGACAATGCCAATCCATAATTGGAGCCTTTGTTTATCCCAGTTAGCCATTTATTTTGAAGGGCGTTTAGACAGCGTGCTAGAAATTTAAAAATTAGCCTGACACAGAATATTGAACGCCCTCATAAAAAACGCTTACCATTTCCCGCCTAGTGAATTATTCACCATTAGTTAAAACCAATCAGTTTTTAGTGATTCTTCGTACTTGTGAACAACCTGTTTACCTTCTTCTTCAGTAACTACTAGTTCTTTACGTAGAATCTTCACGTTAGAGTTAATAGATGACAATTTAATGCAAATATAGATAGCGCTGATAATTATAAATAAATTAAAGATAAATCCGAATATAAACATAATATTTTTCCTCTCTATAAATGGGGCATATGCCCCGTTAAATTAACCGTTTAGTTTAGCTAGAATCTTTGCTTTCAAATCGCTCAAGCTCTTAGCGTCTTTTTCACGTTGTGCTCTATACCCAATTAACTTGAAGATGCAGGTTTAAGAACTTGGAAGTTATCATTTATCCTAGACGTCAAAGAGCCTGTGATCTCTGGAAGAGTCACCATAAATCTTGCCCTTTCCGTATCCAACCATACGATATTTTGGTCGCTTGAGTAGGATGAACCGCATCGATAAATAAAATCGACTCGTCCTTGCTATAGCTTGCTTTGAGCACTTCATAAACCTCAAGAAACGCTTCCTGTTTTGCTTCATCAAACTTATGTGGAACGCCTTTCGGTTGCTTGTAGCTGAAACCATTGTGATGAAGCCACGTGTTCATACCCGAAACTGTGTAATCAAGACCAAACGCCTCTTTAACGTAGGCGATAATTTGATGAGTGTGAGAATAGGTTTTCTCAGTTAAATGCTCGATAAGGTGTTTCGTCTGGGTAGCAGAAAGTTTGCTTTGGCTGCCCCCATTTTCAGGCTTTAGCTTTTCTGAAATCACATAATCGCTGAGATGGCAATCTACAGTGGATTCATGGATACGAAGAGCTTGAGAAATCATAGTTTTACTCCAACCTTCAGAAGTAAATAATACCGCTTTTATACGGTCACGCACTCGACCATTACGAGTAGAATCGTGCATTTATTCGAGTTGTATTTTCTGTTGAGGAGTCAGCGTAATTTTCATAGTACGTAGTGTTATCCTGATTCTAATGAAAATCAAGCATTTTCAATGATCACGGGTATAGCTCGAATATTAAGATCCAGTCTCCAATCAAGAAGAGATTTGAAATGGCGAAATGACGTACAAATAAAGAATGGCAAGTACTTAACGACTAATCTGAATCAAGTTCATTGTGGAGATTAGCATTATGTAAACTTAATGACGTCAACCTCTCTACTTTTCAGTCTAAGCGCCAGAAACTTGACAGAACTGGCGTGTCTCAAGGCTTTGTAGGGCAATCTTATAAAACCGTAGCTTGTTTTACTTGACCACTACAATCAATGCAAGAAGGGTTGTCCACCGATTGAATGCGTATGTAGTGCTTGGAATAGTTTTTGTGAAGATAAACGTAGAGTCAAATCTCTCTGTTTTAGAGATTGGACTCAACTGATAAATTACTTAATGGAGTTGATATTAAATAATAATTCTATCTTTCGAGACTGTAACAGATTCTGTGTCAATGACATTTCTTGTCAGAGCATGTATCGGCAATCAGGATAGGCTGAACTTGGGTTTGAACTTCTGGCTCATTGAGTTTCTTAGACCAGTAATAAAAGGTTTGATAGTTAATATTGTTGTCAAAACAAAACTGTTTGACGCTCACGCCTCTATATTTTCTGTTGCTCTAAAACATTGGTCCAGTGTTCACGCTTAACTTGCGGTTTCATAGTACCTCCTTAGAAAAAGACACTATCACAAAGCTAAGGGGTTATTGGTATGTGTGGTTCGTTAAGCGTTTACGGTATTCTAGCCCATGGCCTGAGTCATTTATGTTTATACCATTAATCGTAGTAAACCTCTGATCAGCCTATCAGATTAAAACACTTGATAACCGCGTTGAAATTTTTGATTGTATAATGGCTATTTATTAAAAATACTCGCCTTGTTATCAAGTGCTTTACCTGTGTTACTTCTGACAATGATCTTGCGGTGATGGGGATGTTCACTACGACTCACAGATTGACATCAGTAATGGTGATTAAGTAGAGCGCCTTTTAAGCGAAGATCGTCTCGGATCTGCTTATTTACGCTCTCTACTCGCGCATCAATATCGACCACAGTATTAATACCAATAACACTGTCATCTAAGGTGTTTTGAATGACACTAATGATATTTGACGGTGCTGTGACGGGCGGTGTTGGTGTTTGCTCTGTAGATAGGCTTTCAGGGGAAGTAATGACCCCTTCTTCAATGATATTACCGTCACCGACTTGAACCACAGTGACAAGGTTAGACTCGTGATTATTAGAAGGGGTTTTGACGGCAAGGTTGCCATTTTGGAAAACCAAATTGGCAATGGTGGTTTGATAAATGTTTTTACCATTAATGGCTGCGCTGATGCTGATCCCAATATCAACAATGTAATCATTTGCCAGTTGAAAGCCACCCCTCAATGTAGACAAGGTGTTGTTATCTGCCACTTTAAATTCAGATAATTCAACCTCATCGGCATACACATTGCTCGTTGGTATGCTCAATAAGGCGACGACTAACAGAGTGGTGAGTTTATGGGTCATTGCTAGTACTCCTAGTAGTCGGCTGGGGTTGGTAATGTAATACTAAAGATGCCAAGGGAGTCTCTCGATACTCCCGTCTCTAGAGGTGAAGCT from Vibrio rarus includes the following:
- a CDS encoding IS3 family transposase (programmed frameshift); the encoded protein is MKKSRYTDSQILAILKQAEAGAPIQELCREHGMSTATFYKWRSKYGGMDASLMTRMKELEEENRRLKKMYAEERLKAEVISEAMGKKVVKPCERRLMAQNSVANQHVSIRNACRWFKISETCYRYEPKLQSENEHIANLLLELCNSEERSDWGFGMCFHHLRHLEGYKWNHKRVYRIYCELSLNLRIKPKRRLNRHAPEPLKEPIKANQVWSVDFMHDQLSDGRKYRLFNVIDDYKREGLAAEPDFSMPAERVTRILDNLIEQRQKPIAIRCDNGPEFISHLFTKWADKHGIRIDYIQPGNPQQNAYIERFNRTVRFSLVSKYLFDSLEEVQDQATQWLWFYNHQRPHLANGGYPPLQVAA
- a CDS encoding IS30 family transposase → MNYQQLTEGRRYQISALLERGISISEIAKTVKCHRSTVYRELKRCSKKEQYRPDKAHHQSIEKRRQARKYQVPQSRIDFIEVLLSIDWSPEQISNVLTRAGAKVSHEWIYRFVARNKRQGGKLFKHLRQGHKRYRRGKTEKAPAIKNAVSIDERPDIVDSRERFGDWEIDTVLGKHGTGAIVTLLERQTRFYLTQKVPSKSAKDVTNATIAMLKPYKEFVHTITADNGREFAGHEEIARALETDVYFAHPYSSCERGANENANGLLRQYVKKGTDLRTVSDDDIERAQQRINYRPKKCLGFKQPAVIFREMMEAT
- the tnpA gene encoding IS66 family insertion sequence element accessory protein TnpA — translated: MSVKQFCFDNNINYQTFYYWSKKLNEPEVQTQVQPILIADTCSDKKCH